One stretch of Juglans microcarpa x Juglans regia isolate MS1-56 chromosome 3D, Jm3101_v1.0, whole genome shotgun sequence DNA includes these proteins:
- the LOC121254209 gene encoding filament-like plant protein — protein sequence MEKRKWLWKRKSSDKSPGESESSGSVSSPSERYSDDPEVFKSSPNHNTQSPEVTSKSMASVEEISDASSKKEAHDSVKRLTEKLSAALVNVSAKEDLVKQHAKVAEEAVAGWEKAEDEVIVLKQQLESAIQQNSVLEDRVSHLDGALKELVRQLRQARDEQGQKIHEAVMTKTREWETTKLQLESQLLELQSNTDAGKPGSCAIVDPDLYHKLEYLEKENSALKLELQSQSEELEIRTIERDLSTQAAETASKQHLESIKKVAKLEAECRRLRSMPCKSSSVNDHKSNTASSIYVESLIDSQSENGERLSLGEIDTRKMCSSDPSKCEHSCSDSWASALIAELDQFKNEKTAKRNIQASSVQMDLMDDFLEMERLAALPETKNGSHGLTPVVSHQSIDEDSSLRTELEAMTGRIAELEEKLGKAEAQKAELETTLITSQEAIEASQLQLREAEAHKAELETTLITSQEAIEASQLQLREAEAQKAELETALITSQEAIEASQLQLREAELKLEELQMELNIAKETKQAVETRLIDMEAEARTMHAKVDSIEVEVQKERALSKEIAVQCRELEEELSMKRQEIELQKTASSNSELKIKQEDLAVAAGKLAECQKTIASLGNQLKSLATLEDFLIDTANIPELSAGASVIPKADEELWKLHCNETFSPKRDSDSSRVADEISGSSINKIEGNSPPSSSSETSAAALSNHVSYEKNRNGFAKFFSRTKSGIRLEI from the exons ATGGAAAAGAGGAAATGGTTGTGGAAGAGGAAGTCTTCTGACAAAAGCCCCGGTGAAAGTGAGAGTTCCGGTTCTGTATCTTCGCCTTCGGAGAGATACTCCGACGATCCG GAGGTATTCAAGTCATCTCCTAATCACAATACTCAATCACCCGAAGTCACATCCAAGTCTATGGCAAGTGTTGAAGAAATTAGTGATGCTTCATCAAAGAAAGAGGCTCATGATAGTGTAAAACGCCTAACAGAGAAGTTATCAGCTGCTTTAGTTAATGTTAGTGCCAAAGAAGATTTGGTAAAGCAGCATGCAAAAGTTGCAGAAGAAGCTGTTGCAG GTTGGGAGAAGGCTGAAGACGAGGTGATTGTTCTAAAGCAACAACTCGAGTCTGCAATTCAGCAAAACTCAGTCCTTGAAGATCGGGTGAGCCATCTTGATGGGGCCCTTAAAGAACTAGTTCGGCAGCTAAGACAAGCAAGGGATGAGCAGGGGCAAAAGATCCATGAAGCTGTGATGACGAAAACTCGTGAGTGGGAAACAACCAAACTCCAACTTGAGAGCCAGCTTCTCGAGCTCCAGAGCAACACTGACGCGGGTAAACCTGGATCTTGCGCTATTGTTGATCCTGATCTTTACCACAAACTTGAGTATTTGGAGAAAGAGAACTCTGCTCTCAAACTTGAGCTCCAATCGCAGTCTGAGGAGTTGGAAATCAGGACAATCGAGAGAGACTTGAGTACCCAAGCAGCTGAGACGGCCAGCAAGCAACATTTAGAGAGCATAAAGAAGGTGGCCAAGCTTGAGGCTGAGTGTCGGAGGCTCAGATCAATGCCTTGCAAATCCTCCTCAGTTAATGATCATAAATCCAACACTGCCTCCTCAATTTATGTTGAATCTCTCATTGATAGTCAGTCAGAGAATGGCGAGAGGCTCAGCTTGGGAGAAATTGATACCCGCAAGATGTGTAGCTCAGATCCAAGTAAGTGTGAGCATAGTTGCTCAGACTCATGGGCATCTGCCCTAATTGCCGAGCTTGATCAGTTCAAAAATGAAAAGACTGCTAAAAGAAATATCCAAGCCTCTTCTGTTCAAATGGATCTTATGGATGATTTTCTTGAGATGGAGCGACTTGCTGCACTGCCTGAAACCAAGAACGGAAGCCATGGCCTCACACCAGTGGTTTCCCATCAATCCATTGATGAAGACAGCTCCCTGAGAACTGAACTTGAAGCCATGACTGGTCGGATAGCTGAATTAGAAGAGAAGCTAGGGAAGGCGGAAGCACAGAAAGCTGAATTGGAGACTACTCTAATCACAAGTCAAGAAGCTATTGAGGCATCCCAACTTCAGCTGAGGGAAGCAGAGGCACATAAAGCTGAACTAGAGACTACTCTAATCACAAGTCAAGAAGCTATTGAGGCATCCCAACTTCAGCTGAGGGAAGCAGAGGCACAGAAAGCTGAACTGGAGACTGCTCTAATCACAAGTCAAGAAGCTATCGAGGCATCCCAACTTCAGCTGAGGGAAGCAGAGCTGAAATTGGAGGAGTTGCAAATGGAGCTAAATATTGCAAAAGAAACCAAGCAAGCCGTCGAGACTAGACTCATTGACATGGAAGCAGAAGCAAGGACCATGCATGCAAAAGTTGACTCTATAGAAGTAGAGGTTCAGAAAGAGAGGGCTTTGTCCAAAGAAATTGCAGTCCAGTGTCGGGAATTAGAGGAAGAGCTATCAATGAAGAGGCAGGAAATTGAACTTCAGAAAACTGCAAGCTCAAATAGTGAATTGAAGATAAAGCAG GAGGATCTAGCTGTAGCTGCTGGAAAACTTGCAGAGTGCCAGAAAACAATAGCATCTCTTGGGAATCAACTGAAATCTCTAGCAACACTGGAGGACTTCCTGATTGACACTGCCAACATACCAGAGCTTTCTGCAGGTGCATCAGTGATTCCTAAAGCTGATGAAGAATTGTGGAAGTTGCATTGTAATGAAACATTTTCGCCTAAAAGAGACTCTGATTCTTCACGAGTTGCTGATGAGATTTCTGGTTCTTCAATAAACAAAATCGAAGGGAACTCGCCACCGTCTTCATCTTCAGAAACTTCAGCTGCTGCATTGTCAAATCATGTCAGCTATGAGAAGAACCGAAATGGTTTTGCGAAGTTTTTCTCTCGTACTAAGAGTGGGATACGACTAGAAATTTAG